In the Myxocyprinus asiaticus isolate MX2 ecotype Aquarium Trade chromosome 31, UBuf_Myxa_2, whole genome shotgun sequence genome, GTAGGGAAAATCATCCTAATCATACTTTGCTTTAATCCTGTTTAGAGTTCTTTAATCCTCTTTAGTGTTTTCATTAGTCAGAtcatcttaaaggggtcatgaaatgctcatttttataattgtattatcttccctaagggccactgataatgttagtaaagtgtttttgcaatatatgatcattttccaccctgtctctggccctcaatCTGTTTTGGCCtcagcgcctccttaaaacttgaACTTAAACGccaactgttatgattggctaacatcgtgcagcccctcgaaaACAGCCATATTTGTAACTCAGTTGGAAAAGAATgaacaagcccctcaacattataaaacaaaatttctgggtttacacacaacgcacatccaacacactgcatccgaatatattaaaatgttcactcaatcacagctgttaacactcagcaccataaactatcaaacagtcatgacatttgaaatattcatgaatgaaactgtttacttatgtctttgatcgggtccaagtgtttttaactgcccaatccttcaataacagttcctttgcaaagcttgaatcgtattatgaatGGTTTACAAGCAATACACGCTGATGTGAGCTGAAAAAACATGCAATCTAcactgatatgagctgaaaaacATTCAATCCACGCTGATATAAGTTAAACAAACATACCATCCACGCTAATATGAGctgaaaaaaaatgcacataaatagtccaaagcacggtgaatggacacacagacatacagtatCACATTGctggaaacgcatcaaaatggAGAAAGACGTATGTCTAGTCCatttttacatacaccaacacttaaaaatagcacagatgggtgaaagaacgcATCTGTAACAGATTcacacgatgggcaaggaggaggcgggaacaggctgagcagtcaatgtaaacttttaataaacaaatgaacaaaacacaacataaaactgctttccagcataacacacacacacacacacacacacacacacacacacacacacacacacacacacacacacacaagactgctgcgtgtgactttctctctctcaagctggtgtccccggctcctctttatccctctccaggctgattgggctgattcagcatcGGTTGTCCATCGTTactgcccggccacgccctcctcctcgtcacagtgtccatgatgcgtttgtactcaaaacagcaagaggcagcaggTGAAtgacagagaatacaagagttgtaacttgacacctcGTCTTGTGAAAGCAGCGCCAGATatatgacaacagtcaaagacgtcggtctagtgcatgtttatatacaaaaataattcaaaattgtccagatgggtcccttttggtgttcaggaatagttactAGACCATactaggcctgtttgtcctgctctctctcagtttacaaactgaagcaccagtgggcggggccaaggatgcggtgatgtaaagtaggcgttgatgttgttgctgttgaggcagtcatgaattaatgagcccccaAATGATGCAGGGaagtcgcggaagtagagaacgaggcatttttgcagcttgatttcaataaatgcttttatttagttggggattaagttttgagttctgaaatttacaataTGTTGTTAtaatagaatgacctcttatgtgtcaaaatatcaaggaaaattggatTCCTCataacatgacccctttaaaatgatAATGTCTATagcacattaataaaaaaaatactttatgccACATGAACTTTTCCTTGCAGAAAGAACTTGGGCAGAAAGACAGacttctgcagcagcagcaagtaAAGCTAGATGATACACTGCGCAGGATGAATGAAAGCAACTATCATAGGGTAATTAATGACTTATTCTGGAATGGGTGCTTATTCTGCCATGTGACTGTAGGGGATCACCTGTTTGATGCAAGTTTAAATTTCAGTATTGTGGTATAAAGTTTGTGTAGGTCTCCCATGTATTTCACTAGAGGGAGCCAtagtacaaaaaaatattttatgtttatttactgtaatttgtTATGGGTTTTTAGAATGGCAGTTTTGcatttataagtaaaaaaaaaaaaaaaaaaaaaaaaaactgtggttaaaattctttcacattttgttctcagtttataatataaaaactatgtggctaacaagttgctaaataaggactgcAACAGTTGTGTTTTTAGTCAGTCATGTTTACTAATATACTTGTGGTAGTTATAGTACAGATATGTAGTCTCTTAATTACTATGAGGTAATAAAACAAATCATGATAAATAATTCTAAAATAATCAGCAAAATGTGGTTTAAAATTGTTGGAGTATAGCATGTTACACCACAGTACATGttaacttcccaaaagtatttcatgttaaTACGCAAATAAAACTAgacttaaagtaatattctgggttcaatacaagttaaactcagttgacagcaaaaaagcaaaaaataaaagcaaaaaagcaaaaatcaaggttacagtttggcacttacaatggaagtgaatggggcaaaattTTAGtgagtttaaaggcaaaaatgtgaaaataataattttagaattaacattcattaattcttctgttaaccctcatgtattatttgagctgtaaagttgtttaaagcttaatttttacagtcgttttagggttttagggtttgttgacattacatcgtcatgataacgaagttgtaaaattggctatagctttacacagaaaagattagtgagcgattttatcaaactaaaatcattttaacatgcatattgtttgtcttgtggctataattttgaaacagagagtcttttaacgtttacagattttccccattcacttccattgtaagtgcctcactgtaacccagatttttgcttttttcaagaaaaggaggggcaagtcaaacattttttggtaatcaacattatgccacaaatgctgtcgattgagcttaacttgtattgaacccagaatattcctttaatgtaactACAAGCAACTGACATGCAAGTTTGTAATGCTTTGATTTTATAATACTCTGTTTATTTTAGTTATCAAGCTATGAGAATAATGGCTACAGCCACATGATGGACACATCTTCCACACTTTTCCAACACAGAATGGTGAGTCATGTCATTCTCCATTTAAATGAGTATTTGGTTTGTCATGTTAGCTTGATGAAGCcagcatactgttattctacaaactttgtttagagtattttatttttttttaattcctaaaACAAGACCATAATTTTTTACACTAACACTTCACCTAAAGCTTTCAAggtacatccaccaaacttgtcACCAACTTTAGACTGTTGTGGattagtgttttatttattttctaactgatcataaaaatcccatagacttacactgatggaatgttcaaatgtGCCAACAGAatctcgttaattcaaactccaaaattcaaaaattcaaatatatacagtacaaacacacacaaggcctttaatctgctttaagttgccctcgtgttcctctctctctctctttctctctctccatccatccatccattcatccatccatcgcTATCTAactggctgtttgtcttactgtaatgtctataatacatgtgagtgtgatattgcttttatccATAAGTTCTATAAACATAAAGTAAGTGATaacatacagtcagccagtcattatcatgaaataataataaaaaaatgtctttggTTTTGGCTGATGTTGCTTGAATTGTGTTTGTCAGGGTGATGAGCTACAGCTGGTGCGAGATGCTCTGCGCAGTCTGAGGGACAGTTTCAGTGGTCATGACCCACAGCACCACACGCTGGAcacactggagcagggcgtggccagTCTAGTGGACCGCCTGCACACTACAGAGTCCAAGAAAAGGCAGGAGAGAAAGGCAAGACTGCATTGCTCTATAGACAGCTCAGATCTGGCCATATCTGTAGTCACAATGCTGGATTGTAGGGAAAATGCATTAAAACCATTTGTTGTCTCACTACAGGGTTCAACCAAGTCTCCTGGACGAAAAGCCAATCACACAGACCGAGAATCATGGCCAAGCTCAAGTGGGTCCCTTCTTTATTACTGAAAGCTATTCTGCTGCTAATTCATGATGAAGTTTGCTGGCATTTACTTAAATAATGATTAATGTGGTTAAACTATTCTTTTTGTCATGTTCTTTCATCCAGAGATGGCCCATTCCCACAGTAGCCCGGTTCTTAGTGCCGTAGCCTCAACCAAAGTACTCTACTACACAGATCGTTCTCTCACACCCTTTCTAGTCAACATCCCTAAGAGGTGATAGCTATAATTATGTCATATACTCATCTCATAAAATCATACAAGGTCAACGACTGATTTAAAAGCATGccgtgattattttttatttgaaattctcTTTATTGGTAGGTTGGGGGAAGTCACGCTACAGGACTTCAAGGCAGCTGTCGACAGACATGGTAGTTTCAGATATCACTTCAAATCTCTGGATCCAGAGTTTGGAACAGTGAAGGAAGAGGTGAAAATGATTATAAACCAGTCATTAACAATTTAGTATGTAATCATGTACAGGCTGCCAATCATTATCATAAAATTAGTGTGCAGTGTGGTAAAGGTATTCTTATGTTTGACATTTCTTTTAAATTCAGTATATTACCCATTAAACTCTCAAAACCAACTGAGATATAGATACGCCTATATCTTGTGCTTAGGTTTTGTTCTTTAATCAATTTTACTAGCCCTATAAATccatttatcaatataataattTGATTTTATGACATCACACCTGTGAACTGCTCAGAAAAATATCCCCTTCATAACACAATACTCTGTTTGGGGAAtaagtatttaaaatgttttataataattGTAGAACTCTAAATTCATTAAACTCCATTCTTGAACATGTCAAACCAACTGCATAACATTGAATAATATTCCATTCATAGCACACAGCTTTTTGGAAGTATACTTTTGGTACTATTTATATAAATGTCTACATTTCCAAATATGCCCAAGTAAATTAAAACTCTAAAAATGTAACTCTACCAACTGCAAAACTCTGTTGTTGCGTGAGTGTTATATTGCTTTTGATGTCATTATCATTATCAGCATCATTGCAAAATAAATGGCAGatttgaatcatttatttgagttgaaatcattttattatgtgagacTGCAGAGGGATagaagagacatgaaactagcaaaGCTATATAGGGAAAATGGTCAGTTAAACAGCTCAGCGGTCATTATTTGGGTCCGATACCATGCTCATGTACATgtactcgtgctcgtaaaaaATGCTCCAGTACCAAAAaatgataccatctgacgtacaaatGTCATTTCGTAAACATTCAGcgtacaaattaaaatcacgttatgtcatagtgagattatttaaccgcaaaagctgcgatttaatgagataaatatatcgTTTGCATGTGCGGCGCAcatcaaatgtgagcgcttgtgaatgtgtggagctgtTGTTGTgcagacataaagacacaaagtgctcataccttttagagttccttggctcatacatggaaaacaccatcatgagcttcgagcactctgtttgtagcagatgacagcgagcagagcgctaattcactttgtagtgcaAGGCAcaaacagactacatatttattgaattaaatagcaGCATTTTGCTGTTTGATAATCACTTTGAGTAAAGTAGCGACCATCTTTTCCGGAATTCAGATTGAGAAGCTATAGTCATAGCTAcgcagaaacacttcaaaataaaagctctgccaaaataaaagctaaatttaaatggacaaaaatacgaaaaaatagatcactactgtataattatgtaatattcaatgtaatactactattaataataataaatcaatagtaattttattatatttaagcaaaatcaaaaaatgtttatgctcttttatgcagcactttatttgacaaaatataactccaatgctgTATTTTGGACTATGCTGTGagtttctgtataaaagcactttattttataaaaataatacaatattatgtttcaaattaattgttatattttcatttgattaaagttttaatgaattaatttatttaaacaccattttgatgataaaattgaaataaactgtttattggaatttcagaaaaaataaaactaaaaacaggtatcggactctgtATGTAAAAAGGAAGTATCGATACTCGTACTCattctccaaaaaatggtattgggacattTTTGACTGTATAATGCTGCGATTGTCCAATCAGAGTCAAGTATTCCAAAGAGCTATGTAATTACCAGTGATTGCAATGTGTGGTGTCTTTCAGGTGTTTCAGGATGATGCTTTTATACCGGGATGGGAGGGAAAGATCGTTGCATGGGTGGAAGAGGATCATGGAGAGAGCAGGTAGAGCTAAGAAGTCATGGCCAGATTGCAGTAACAATTTTGATTCATTCAGAATGTATGTTTTGCCCCACATATACCTCATCCCTGCAATACTCTAACTGTGAATCTCACCATACCAATTCCCTAAGCCGTTACAGCAGGCAAGTGCTTCTCAAACAGAATGTGAATGCATTTTGAAGAATGAAAGAAAATtgatacattatttaaaaaactgtttacaaaaaatactgattaaaatgtttttggttgTAAACTGTAAagttattatattatttgttaaaaaaaaaaaaaaaaaagccttttaatCTTTTGAAAATGCCATTGTGataagtgacaaaaaaaaaaaaaaatatttcaaagaaaGCATGTGTGCAATGTCAAATAATAAACAGGTTTGTTACATTACACAGCCAAACTGTGTCAATCATATCACCAATTGTGAGCATCCTGATAATCAGTGCCaaaaagaaaaagccattttaaAAGAACACATCATCAAAATGTTGCACGTATGTACAGTAATTTTTCACTAAAACTTTTGTCAACCTCTCCTGACTATCCTTCGAAAATTACATGTTGTAAAAGCGGAGACCACTTTATTTGTAAAAATTTGTACGATTTGAACATAAAAGTATTCTTTTTGAAAATAACTGTACTTTCTTATCAAGTCTGCATGTCTGTTCATAGTGTTTGTGATGTTAATGCAAATGCAGCTGACACTTGTCCACCTTTCAATAAACATGTATTGGTGTACAGGTGGAGTCTTGTTTTTAATATACTTTAGTTTAAATCTCTTTAAGGTTCCCATGAATTCATGAACTGATGTGTCTGTAAATGCAAGTATGCATGTTGCGATAGGTCTAAAATGTCAGGTATGAGTATTTCATTTATTAGTATAACAAAAATATGGGATTTTGCACATGGATCAAACttatggtagcactttattttacagtactgttttacatttacgtactatataattacaacagctatagtaattactaggtactaaaaCGGAACCttactctaaccctaaccttaacccatattaagtacatgtagttccCTACTactactcagtactttcttgggtaagtacactgtaagtattatgaaagtacacgtactgtaaaataaagtgcaacctaAACTTATTCATAGTATGACTTTGTGAATGGGAATGCACAAGTCTTTCAGCTGATTGTTGATCTTTGAGACAACACTTGGTGATATCACAATGGAGCTGAACACATATGGTTTTCAGAAGATGTTCTGGCAGGCATTATACACCACTACCTCTTGTTTCTGGAAGAATAAGAGTAATGTGTTCTTACAACACATTTACTGTAACAGTCAGAGTTTGTTTCTTCTTATGGAACATTGCAGTGCATCTCTCCTTAACCACCTCCTCTCCACTTGCAGGAGAATGTCGTCCTAAATATTAACAACCCTCATTTAGTCCACCTCACGGATAAAAACTCAAAATGTATGCAACATGAGGACTGCAAAGTTTAACCAGAGCTGTggaaaaaacaaatacacaaaaacagaaaatattaaatCCCATTTTCATATAAGAATACAATTTATAACGGGATATATTGCAAACATTCAGATGGACCttcatgattaaaggaatattccgggtttaatacaagttaaactcattcgaaagcatttgtggcataatgttgattaccacaaaaaattatttcgactcgttcctcctattcttcaaaaaaagcaaaaatctgggttacagtgaggcacttacaactgaagtga is a window encoding:
- the LOC127422518 gene encoding dixin-A — encoded protein: MGAKQMKCLSSSSPTHSPKEEYIIAKSEELGELVGNHSDQPQSLTEDAVKSSATEPSPGSDHAVKEESSTWEEQLCAQQEQLEKEMQETRKMVSRLQALLLHGTLPEDEQTSTLSFGDSTINSEQQLILIRSRLDQSMEETLDLKRELLRYKQEARNLQAVKDALQQRMSVQEDSVLQLKQELLRSSMARGELEGQNEELERKLNDRNRMLNEYKKELGQKDRLLQQQQVKLDDTLRRMNESNYHRLSSYENNGYSHMMDTSSTLFQHRMGDELQLVRDALRSLRDSFSGHDPQHHTLDTLEQGVASLVDRLHTTESKKRQERKGSTKSPGRKANHTDRESWPSSKMAHSHSSPVLSAVASTKVLYYTDRSLTPFLVNIPKRLGEVTLQDFKAAVDRHGSFRYHFKSLDPEFGTVKEEVFQDDAFIPGWEGKIVAWVEEDHGESR